In Prunus dulcis chromosome 1, ALMONDv2, whole genome shotgun sequence, the following are encoded in one genomic region:
- the LOC117613999 gene encoding proline-rich antigen homolog, which translates to MAAAAANIINPLILSFSTLFLVSILLSFPATTTSDNPCAYPCYPPPTGTGSTTPVTTTTPPPPSTQTGSYPPPPTVYNNPTGSGYSSYNPPPSTYNGGGGYGSGANPPPDPILPYFPFYFKNGARGNGDASSATPLITRSSTLFNTIATTNILLVFVFFFFL; encoded by the coding sequence atggctgctgctgctgctaacATAATAAACCCACTTATTCTCTCATTCTCAACCCTCTTCCTGGTCTCCATTCTTCTCAGCTTCCCGGCGACAACAACTTCGGATAATCCCTGCGCATATCCATGTTATCCTCCACCTACCGGCACCGGCAGCACTACTCCGGTGACCACCACAACACCGCCTCCGCCGTCGACTCAAACCGGCTCATACCCTCCTCCTCCGACCGTCTACAATAACCCAACTGGATCGGGATATTCCTCTTACAACCCTCCTCCATCCACTTacaatggtggtggtggatatGGTTCTGGTGCCAATCCCCCTCCTGACCCCATCCTCCCCTATTTCCCATTCTACTTCAAAAACGGTGCTCGCGGAAACGGAGACGCTTCATCAGCAACCCCCCTCATTACAAGATCATCCACCCTCTTCAACACTATTGCCACCACCAATATTCTACTTGtatttgtcttcttcttttttctctag
- the LOC117615334 gene encoding uncharacterized protein LOC117615334, whose product MAFSSCKLVGGGSLPSAVGENQLPWKRSVTTTPKRALPLQVRSEGKRKIEAPKAFGVSRRDLMLCLPAGTLAAATLFPIKPAEARIVKPEIRRKIQEKFEKIREQFGLSKPKTNDGKEPYPSPPSSEEKKPQTLPPAPPQNAQGSLLVPPVEAILP is encoded by the exons ATGGCATTCTCAAGTTGCAAGCTGGTGGGCGGCGGTTCGCTTCCTTCGGCAGTCGGAGAGAACCAGTTACCCTGGAAGCGCTCGGTGACGACAACCCCGAAGAGAGCTCTTCCTCTTCAG GTGAGAAGTGAGGGAAAACGCAAAATAGAAGCTCCAAAAGCCTTTGGCGTTTCACGAAGAGATTTGATGTTATGTTTGCCTGCTGGGACACTGGCAGCAGCCACTCTTTTTCCTATAAAACCTGCAGAAGCGCGCATTGTCAAGCCCGAGATCAGGAGGAAAATTCAAGAGAAGTTTGAGAAGATCAGGGAACAGTTTGGGTTGTCAAAGCCAAAGACCAATGATGGGAAAGAGCCATACCCATCACCACCATCGTCGGAGGAGAAAAAGCCTCAAACTTTGCCCCCTGCACCACCTCAAAATGCTCAAGGAAGCCTGCTTGTACCACCAGTGGAAGCAATTCTGCCTTGA
- the LOC117614379 gene encoding chaperone protein DnaJ 2-like, whose product MEAGQDSPSYYRVLGVSSDSSIEDIRRAYRKLAMQWHPDRWTRTPSLLGEAKRKFQLIQEAYSVLSDHRKRTMYDAGLYDPDEEDDEGFCDFVQEMVSLMAESRREAKNYSMEDLQTMLMEMAQGFESPPPSLFCGQSSFEQSGCFKTKRTRLESHSGVDRGSALHVPSLGNGFFSF is encoded by the exons ATGGAAGCCGGACAGGATTCGCCATCTTACTACAGAGTTCTTGGTGTCAGTTCGGACTCTTCCATTGAAGATATAAGGCGTGCTTACCGCAAGCTTGCTATG CAATGGCATCCGGACAGGTGGACAAGAACACCTTCTTTGTTGGGTGAAGCCAAGCGAAAATTCCAGCTTATTCAAGAAGCCTATTCAG TGTTATCAGACCACAGGAAGCGGACCATGTACGATGCAGGCTTATATGATCCTGATGAGGAAGACGACGAG GGATTCTGTGATTTTGTGCAAGAAATGGTCTCTCTCATGGCCGAATCCAGAAGAGAG GCAAAGAATTATAGCATGGAGGATCTACAGACAATGTTGATGGAGATGGCCCAAGGATTCGAGTCTCCTCCCCCGTCTTTGTTCTGTGGACAATCATCTTTTGAACAGTCTGGATGCTTCAAGACCAAGAGGACGCGTCTAGAATCTCATTCAGGGGTGGACAGAGGCTCAGCTCTACACGTACCAAGCCTAGGAAATggcttcttttcattttag
- the LOC117615332 gene encoding uncharacterized protein LOC117615332, whose translation MPPIASRPSFLSFIVIVLTILLGPIPTLTQAGKPHHINFRSPNLYPEGVTYDPSAQHFIVGSLHHRIIVSVSDAGIADTLISDPTLPENVSVVGLTVDSVNNRLLANIHAPAPLPEFNALAAYDLRTRQRLFLSPLPSDDVSDGTRQIANDVAVDFKGNAYVTNSAGNFIWKVNAQGEASIFSKSRAFTAQPVDRDLPYSFCGLNGVAYNSKGYLLVVQSNTGKMFKVDAEDGTARLVLLPEDMHFADGIAIRSDGVVLVVSHKTLWFLKSQDSWGEGAVYDKIDLDAEGFPTSVAVGAEDRAYVLRGHVMEGMTGNVEREEFSIAEVRSVKESKEESVWIFVLIGLGLAYFLFWRFQMRQLVGNLNKKTN comes from the coding sequence ATGCCTCCAATCGCATCCAGACCATCGTTTCTCTCCTTCATTGTCATCGTCCTCACCATCTTGCTGGGCCCAATCCCAACCCTAACCCAAGCCGGAAAGCCCCACCACATCAATTTCCGATCCCCAAACCTCTACCCAGAAGGCGTCACCTATGACCCATCCGCCCAGCACTTCATTGTCGGCTCCCTCCACCATCGCATCATAGTCTCCGTCTCCGACGCCGGCATCGCCGACACCCTAATCTCCGACCCTACCCTCCCCGAAAACGTCTCCGTTGTCGGCCTCACCGTCGACTCCGTCAACAACCGCCTCCTCGCCAATATTCACGCCCCGGCCCCGCTCCCCGAATTCAACGCCCTCGCTGCCTATGACCTCCGCACGCGCCAACGCCTCTTCCTTTCCCCCCTCCCCTCAGATGACGTCAGCGACGGGACACGTCAGATTGCGAACGACGTCGCGGTGGACTTCAAGGGCAACGCCTACGTCACCAACTCGGCCGGCAACTTCATCTGGAAGGTCAACGCCCAAGGGGAGGCCTCTATCTTCTCCAAGTCTCGGGCGTTCACTGCGCAGCCCGTGGACCGAGACCTACCGTATAGTTTCTGCGGCCTAAACGGCGTAGCTTATAACAGTAAGGGGTATCTTTTGGTGGTGCAATCGAATACGGGCAAGATGTTCAAGGTGGACGCGGAGGACGGGACGGCGAGGCTGGTGCTGCTGCCGGAGGACATGCATTTCGCCGACGGGATCGCGATCAGAAGcgacggcgtcgttttggtgGTGTCCCATAAGACGCTATGGTTCTTGAAGAGCCAGGACAGTTGGGGGGAGGGTGCGGTTTATGACAAAATTGACCTCGACGCCGAGGGTTTTCCTACTTCGGTGGCGGTCGGGGCGGAGGACAGGGCGTATGTGCTGCGTGGGCACGTCATGGAGGGTATGACGGGAAATGTGGAGAGGGAGGAGTTTAGCATTGCGGAGGTGAGATCGGTGAAGGAGAGCAAGGAAGAGAGTGTTTGGATTTTCGTTTTGATCGGCTTGGGATTAgcttatttcttgttttggagGTTTCAGATGCGCCAGCTTGTTGGCAATTTGAACAAAAAGACCAATTAG
- the LOC117615832 gene encoding chitin-binding lectin 1-like, with amino-acid sequence MPIKMRCFKPPALAMIAIFLLIASVAGPVHADETPPAPGEEKCGSCSQSPPPPSPPPPSPPPPSLPPPSPKKPPPSTPYCPPPPSTPSTPSTPSTPSTPSSPSTPLIYITGPPGDLYPVDHSFNGASRSLVTGSPVLVGCGLLGLLLAFW; translated from the coding sequence ATGCCTATCAAAATGCGTTGCTTTAAACCTCCGGCCTTGGCTATGATTgccattttccttttgattgCCTCCGTTGCAGGTCCAGTCCACGCTGACGAAACCCCACCCGCGCCTGGCGAGGAAAAGTGCGGCTCGTGCTCTCAAAGCCCCCCTCCGCCATCACCGCCACCACCATCTCCGCCGCCACCGTCATTGCCGCCGCCTTCTCCCAAAAAACCACCGCCGTCCACTCCGTACTGCCCTCCGCCGCCATCGACGCCATCGACGCCATCAACGCCATCGACACCATCAACGCCATCATCACCGTCCACGCCGTTGATATACATCACCGGTCCACCGGGGGACTTGTACCCTGTTGACCATAGTTTCAATGGTGCTAGCCGGAGTTTGGTCACGGGGTCACCGGTTTTGGTTGGCTGTGGATTGTTGGGTCTTCTTCTGGCCTTTTGGTGA